The DNA segment AGTATCATTCTCTATTCCTGTCCTGTAAGGTCCTTCTCCCTTCGATGTCCTTCAGAAAGGATTCTCTCCCTCCCGGTCCTCCTGAAAGGATCTCGTGACAAGACCGGCGGCCTTTACTTTTGGAATTATTTTCTCTCAGAAAGTAAACACAACTCTATTTGTCACAGGATTCTTTCAGAAGGACAACGAAGGAATGAACTTTCTAAGAAGATAGAGAGTGAGTGATCCTTTCAGGGAACAGGAAGATATTTTTCTTTATTTCCGGACCTCTAGAAAACTCCTCTAATCTGATCGCTGATTTTTCATCCTTTTTGTATGTACTAAGTACGGGATTGCAGAGAAGGTCTTCAATAACCCTTTATACACATAATTTGACCTGCTTAATGGGGAAAAGAGGAATTATAAGAGGATAAGTAAACATATATACCCTTTTATACACAAGTCAGATAGGCGGAACATATAAAATCAGGCATTTATTTACTATTTTCGTATAAGCAGTTGTACCACTCAGATACAACTTACAAACTCCTTAATGACAAATACATTTTATTATAAAGGCTGGCTATTATTTGTATTCCTCAGTTCGTTGGTTCATGCGCAGCTACCATCTGTCTCATTTGAAACTATTACTATTCAGGACGGACTGCCCAGTAATACAACCTATTTTGCCACCCAAGACAAACAGGGATTTATGTGGTTTGGTACCCGCACATGCCCTACCCGATACGATGGATCTACTTTCCGGTCTTTCCTCACACCGGAAACCAATCTTGTCACAGGCATAGCAGCTGACTCTCAGAATACGATCTGGATTTCCAGTGACCGAAATGGAATCTGCCAGATCAAATCCAACTCTATGAACATGCAATCCTTGTATAAGCCAGGTCATACACCTTCAGGGCCACAATCAGGATCTTTCTTTATTGATTCATATGGTAAAGGATGGTATAGTGATATGCAAGGGATAAATCAGATGGATTTGACTACTCATAAAACCAAGTATTATCCTTTGCGCCAGACAAATTATGTATGGATAAAAGCATCGTTTCTTGAAGACAGCCAGCATACACTATGGGCAATCTGTACAGATAACGGTTTATTCAGATATGATCGTAACAAAGATACATTTGTCTGCGTCCTGGGTGCGGATAGCAAAGTACCTGGAAGAAGTGATCCGATTGTTTTTACCAAAGGATGTGTGGATTCTAAAGGTATGCTGTGGTTAGGGTCAGAGAATCGCGGTCTCATTCAGTATAATCCTCACACAAATACCTATCAGACATTTCAGGATATGAACAGACCTTTGGCCATTACCTGTGTCCGAGAAGGGTTTGATGAGAATAATCAAAGAATTTTGTGGGTTGGTACCCATGAAAGACTATGGGTATATCGCCCTGAACAACAAAAATTCTATGACTTTACTAATCTGTTTCCAGATGCCTATAATGTCTATTATATTTTTCGGGAAAAAACCAATGGCATTGTATGGGTCTGCACATCAGAAGGCATTTTGAAATACCATCCACAAAGTAACCTTATTCATAAAGTTCAGCTACCTGTCAATCTCCTTCAATTTTCAGTAACAGTTAATGTCATTACACCAGACCAACGTGACTCTACTGGTCAAAGCTTCTGGTTGGGGCTATCTCGTCAGGGCTTACTGCATTGGAACCGAAAAAGTGGACAGTTTAAACACATACACTTCCCACAGAATCTGCATCAGGCGGAGATTACCTGGATTGACCAGCGACCAGATGGTATACTTTGGATTGGAGTGAACCGATGGGATTATAAACGGGGAGGACTATTTGTATATGATCCTGGCTCAGATAGATTTCTGGATACACCGCTAGCACGTTCAACCATTCCGTTTTATTCTGTGTCCTTCTTTATGTATGGATTCTTTGACAAATCGCAACGTCTCTGGATCGGCAACTCAGATGAAGGTATTCATGTATTAGATACAAAGACAACCAGGGATGTAACTCCCTGGAGCAAAGTAGCCCAGCAACAGTTTCAACACAATAGTAATCTGATTAATGATCTATATCAGGATAGGCAAGGACGTGTGTGGCTTGCAACCTATCAGGGACTATACCTTGCAGATGAAAAACAAAAACGATTTGTAAGTTTGGATTCTATCGCGATCAAAAATAATCCCGGTTTTGATCAGACTGTTAATTCCATCTATGAGGATCATCAGGGACATATATGGGCTGCCCGCTGGGGTAGTATTACAGAAACTGATTCCAAAGGCAACCTACTTACCCTACTTACCAGCAAAGATGGACTATATGACAGAGAGAACAACGGAATTGCAGAAGACACTTTAGGCAATATCTGGATTGGTAACTTTGAAGGATTACATTGTTATAATCCTTTCACTAAACGAATTATCCGCTTCACTATCAATGACGGGCTCTCACAAAACAATACACTGCGACGTGTCTTTACCACACCCAATAAAAAGGAACTCCTGATTGGACAAAAAAATGGATTTGACATTGTAAATGTCTCCAATCTGATGAAAAAGCCTGTATTACCTACATTGGCAATCAGCAGTTTTCAGGTACATGATAAGGTTTTACAGACAGATTTCACTCAGCCTATCAAACTCGAAAGACATGACAATGCCTTTACTGTCAACTTTGTTGCCTTAAATTACACCAAGCTACAAAACAACCAGTATGCTTATTTACTGGAAGGCTTTGAAGAAAAATGGCATCAAAGTGGTTCGGCACATGTGGCTTATTATACGAATCTAGATCCTGGTTCCTATACACTGCGCCTGAAAGCAGGTGATGCCTTTGGGAACTGGAACCCTCATATTACCAGCATACATATCACGATTTTACCCGCTTTTTACGAAACCTGGTGGTTCCGTATTATGATGGCAGTAGCTATCCTCACACTTCTATATGCACTTTATCATTACAGGGTACAACAGATTTTGCAATTGCAACATGTCAGAAACAGGATTTCTGCCGATCTGCATGATGAAATTGGCTCGTCATTAAGTGGTATTAGCATTATGGGAATGATGGTAAAACAGAACCTTCAAAACCCTGCTGTGTCTTCTCCGTTTCTGGACAAAATGATGGAAGAGGTACATCGTATCAGCAGTTCCATGGATGATATTGTCTGGAGCATAAATCCTCACAATGATGAACTGTCCATACTTGTATCACGAATGGTCCGATATGCGTCAGAATTACTGGAAGCGCGGAATATAAACTATCATATTCAGGTTCCTGATTCAATCGAAAACCTGAAACTTGAAATGGAGAAACGACGGGACTTTTATCTCATATTCAAAGAAGCGATAAATAACCTGGTTAAGTATGCCCATTGCAGTCATGCCCGAATAACCATTACAGTCAACCATCATCAGCTACAAATGCTTATAGAAGATAATGGGATAGGATTTGACCCTGCTAGCCATCAGGACCGGAATGGTTTACGAAATCTGCAAAAACGAGCTGAGAATCTAAAAGGAGCTCTATCTATCCGTTCAGCCTTAGGTCAGGGTACAACTATTCGACTACAATTTCCTGTTATACATTGACCAAAAAGGGTTATTGACATCCTGCATATACTCTGCTTTCTTTGTTAAGAGTTCATTTGTATCTGCGTAGTATTTTACAAATACACGTTCACTTATTGTATCCTTCAAAGACAGACATATAGTCACAGTTGTCTTTCATACATATTGGTTAACTAGTTATATCTTTATTCTTATTCTTCTTATGTATCCGATTCATGTAGCCATTTATGAAGATAACGACAAGTTAAGGTCTTTGCTGGAAATGCTGATAGGCAATACAGAGGGGCTGATACTCAAAGGATCTTATGCAAATTGCAGCAATATTTACTGGGATATACGCCACTACAAACCACATGTAATTGTCATGGATATAGACATGCCGGAAGTAAATGGCATAGAAGGAATCCGGATAGTGAAGGAGTATGATGTAAGCATTCGGGTATTGATGCATACAGTATTTGATGATGATGAAAAATTATTTACCTGTCTGAGCAATGGAGCAGATGGATACTTACTCAAAAAAGATACATCCATGCACCTGATTCAATCTATTATGGATGTATATGAAGGAGGAGGACCTATGTCGCCTGGTGTTGCGAGAAAGGTATTGCAAACCTTTCATCAGCCTTTACGTACATCTAGTGAATACAATGTCACCCCACGAGAACGTCAGGTGTTGGAATTACTAGCTAAAGGATATACCTATCGTATGATTGGAATTGAGTTTTCAATCTCTATTGAAACCGTTCGCCGTCATTTGAAGAACATCTATCAAAAACTACATGTTCAGTGTGGACCAGAGGCAGTTGCCAAAGCGATTCGGGAGAAGATTATTCAGGCTTAACCCCAAATCGCTTTTATATGAACCTGTAATCTTTTTTACAACTCACTCACCCATACATTCTCTGTAAACTTATGAGATACTGTAGTGGATTTTCCGTTGATATTCAGTACCATTGATTGATCGAATTCAATCTTTTCCACTAACGTAACTTTACTCGACAAATCCATTCCTATTTTGGTCAGGTATTGCAGAAAAGCATCTGAGGTATCTTCCATACCTACAATTTTGTATTGTAAACCTTCCTCTATGTGAGTCAGCTTTATTTTCTTTACCTTGGTAATCTTACCATGTTGGTCTGGAATGGGATCTCCATGCGGATCAAATTGGGGAAAGCCTAAAAACTCATCAAGCCGGATAATCAGTTGCTCAGATTCAATATGCTCCAGTTCTTCTGCCAGTTCATGGACTTCATCCCAGGCAAAACTTAGTTTTTCAACCAGAAATACTTCCCATAAACGATGTC comes from the Xanthocytophaga agilis genome and includes:
- a CDS encoding two-component regulator propeller domain-containing protein, yielding MTNTFYYKGWLLFVFLSSLVHAQLPSVSFETITIQDGLPSNTTYFATQDKQGFMWFGTRTCPTRYDGSTFRSFLTPETNLVTGIAADSQNTIWISSDRNGICQIKSNSMNMQSLYKPGHTPSGPQSGSFFIDSYGKGWYSDMQGINQMDLTTHKTKYYPLRQTNYVWIKASFLEDSQHTLWAICTDNGLFRYDRNKDTFVCVLGADSKVPGRSDPIVFTKGCVDSKGMLWLGSENRGLIQYNPHTNTYQTFQDMNRPLAITCVREGFDENNQRILWVGTHERLWVYRPEQQKFYDFTNLFPDAYNVYYIFREKTNGIVWVCTSEGILKYHPQSNLIHKVQLPVNLLQFSVTVNVITPDQRDSTGQSFWLGLSRQGLLHWNRKSGQFKHIHFPQNLHQAEITWIDQRPDGILWIGVNRWDYKRGGLFVYDPGSDRFLDTPLARSTIPFYSVSFFMYGFFDKSQRLWIGNSDEGIHVLDTKTTRDVTPWSKVAQQQFQHNSNLINDLYQDRQGRVWLATYQGLYLADEKQKRFVSLDSIAIKNNPGFDQTVNSIYEDHQGHIWAARWGSITETDSKGNLLTLLTSKDGLYDRENNGIAEDTLGNIWIGNFEGLHCYNPFTKRIIRFTINDGLSQNNTLRRVFTTPNKKELLIGQKNGFDIVNVSNLMKKPVLPTLAISSFQVHDKVLQTDFTQPIKLERHDNAFTVNFVALNYTKLQNNQYAYLLEGFEEKWHQSGSAHVAYYTNLDPGSYTLRLKAGDAFGNWNPHITSIHITILPAFYETWWFRIMMAVAILTLLYALYHYRVQQILQLQHVRNRISADLHDEIGSSLSGISIMGMMVKQNLQNPAVSSPFLDKMMEEVHRISSSMDDIVWSINPHNDELSILVSRMVRYASELLEARNINYHIQVPDSIENLKLEMEKRRDFYLIFKEAINNLVKYAHCSHARITITVNHHQLQMLIEDNGIGFDPASHQDRNGLRNLQKRAENLKGALSIRSALGQGTTIRLQFPVIH
- a CDS encoding response regulator transcription factor, which encodes MYPIHVAIYEDNDKLRSLLEMLIGNTEGLILKGSYANCSNIYWDIRHYKPHVIVMDIDMPEVNGIEGIRIVKEYDVSIRVLMHTVFDDDEKLFTCLSNGADGYLLKKDTSMHLIQSIMDVYEGGGPMSPGVARKVLQTFHQPLRTSSEYNVTPRERQVLELLAKGYTYRMIGIEFSISIETVRRHLKNIYQKLHVQCGPEAVAKAIREKIIQA
- a CDS encoding metal-dependent transcriptional regulator, translating into MVSFTEENYLKIIYKLCASGDNGATTNAIAQLTQTKPSSVSDMLKKMSDRQLVDYKKYQGVSLTEEGERLALRVIRRHRLWEVFLVEKLSFAWDEVHELAEELEHIESEQLIIRLDEFLGFPQFDPHGDPIPDQHGKITKVKKIKLTHIEEGLQYKIVGMEDTSDAFLQYLTKIGMDLSSKVTLVEKIEFDQSMVLNINGKSTTVSHKFTENVWVSEL